The Juglans microcarpa x Juglans regia isolate MS1-56 chromosome 8D, Jm3101_v1.0, whole genome shotgun sequence genomic sequence CTGGTTCTGATATCGAAGTAATTGGCAATGGAAGAAAGTCACTTGGATAAAGGGCAGGACGTTCTGACTCCCGATCTACAAAGTTGGATATAAGAGCAGCTTTCTGTATTCTTCTGGCTTCTTGAAGCATAGGCACTTCATCGGGAAGCAACACCTTCCATCTCCTGGTTATATAGAGATATCGTGCAATTGAAGGAGACTCAATTTATATACagaataaaaatagattcataacATCAGACATAATGAGAGCGATTTGTCCATCAATTAATATCCAAAAACTTCCTACCTCCGGCACTGATTATCTGTACGTGGAGGCACACATGCAGCAACTTTAGACCAGCAATATCCATGTTCCATAATTGCTGCTTTCAATCTGGAATCCTCCTCTTTAGTCCATTCACCCCAGTTCAATGAAGGATCTAAACTATTGACCCATCTGTCATCAGAATCAAAAGAATTAATGATGTCATCACAGCAATAGCTTCTAGGTTGAATTATAATGATTCCACAGTACCTCTCTCTACATTGCACTTGAGTTCGACCAGGCACAAATTGAGCTATCTTATTCCAattttttggcccaaaaagCATCACAGCTACTTTCAGGCGTTTGTCTTCATCTGCAATCCACCTCCCCACTCTTTCCCTAGTTGGGTGAAGAGATTTTTTCCACCTGCATGTCATCAAAAGTCTTAATGGAATCAATTGATTTACAGTAAACATCcataacaagaacaaaaaactTCATTTCTGTTCTCAAATATAACCAAaagcgcatatatatatatatctgtgtgtgttTGCATATTTAtgtatatcatcttgtgtacttgggcgatgcctattcatatcaatataatcatttacttatattcatatcaatataatcatttacttataaaaaaaatgcatgcatgtctgTATGTATCTATCTTTGATAAGTATACCCAAAAACGTTTATAATCATAGGTTAGTAGGAAACCAGATAAATGAGTTGAAGggaaaatttgataataaaagaTTGATTGATTCAATTCAAGGCAGACCATTTTTAGGAAGAGGCTTGAGAGACCATGAAAGGAAATATCATTAAGGTCACCAAGGACGCACATTATATGGAACTTAAGGCGAGTATATAtgaatcaacatatatatatatacacatgtataTAAGAAGGACAATATGAAACAGTAACTAGTAGTTCCCCTAGCAAGAATTTCACTGCTCTTTCTTCAGTAGGGAAGCTATATCAGAAAAATAAGCTTTTACTACAGAAAAAGTAAGgcttcatgaaaataaaaataaagaaaaaacatttaagATAGAAAACAACCTGTTAGAGCATTGGTTACCGGTCCGTCCTTCCAAAGTAGAAGCTACAGACTGCCAATCCCTCTCACCAAAAATGTCTACAGCTGAGCGTAGTTGAGCATCCTCATCCTTAGTCCACTCCCTTTTTAGTATGGAAGCATTCAAACTCCTTTGATAACGTGCCAAACAGTGAAAAGGGGTCCTGTTTGTTCCCAAAGATACTGCAATATCAAACCAGTTATTGATCCCTTTCTCTTGGACAAGTAACAAAAGATTCTTATCCTCCTTAGCCGTCCATGGATTGTTGTTGATTAAGGGATCTTCATAATTTAACCATCTGCATagattttccatatatatatttagctaAAAGAAGGAAGCAAAGCAATCTATTCCTAAATGTGTGGTTCATAATGAGAGCGTCACAGACGTCTGTGATGACAATCATCACAGATGCATTTAGCACCACTGTTTTGGAGTAAAGCAAACATATGAGTGGATCCCACCTATATGACCTATGATGATCTCGGAGTTTTATTCAAACCCAACAATGCTATATGTGTCTGTAATGGTGATTGTCATAGAAGTCTGCAAAGCTCGCTTCATTGGATACATATTCTTCACAGAAAATCAATAAACACGAAAAACAATAGTCAAAAACTGCCAAAATTGTAACCAGATGATCTGACTGTTGAGAACACAACAATAAAGCTTTAGATATAATTGATTTGACTCTTAAGAGAGTACACACCTTGCTTTACATTCAGCACCAGAGCGACCCACAACATACATGGAAGCTAATTGCTCCCAATTAACCTTGGGCAGAAACTCCCTAATCTTCTCTGGTGTAACTTCGAGATTTTTAATTGACATGAGaatcttatcaaaatcattagTATCCCCAGAAGATGCGTCTGAGCCACTGCAAATAGACACTTTTCAGGTAAAGTATTACTAAGAAACAGGATTAAATGGTAAAGAGAAAAATGTTCAGGTTTACAGAATATTTACAGAATCATCAGCTCTTCTAATTTTTAGGTGCATCTGTCGTATACTCGTGTAACTCCaatttgtatattctttttacCTATCGTATACTTGAATATAATAACATGATAACATCTACTTAAAAGTTGTTTACAAAATCATTGGTGATGTAACTCCAATTCTTCATTGCCTCAACCAACGAGATACAGGTACTAATTTAAAAAGTACGAGGCCAGACAAACACAGGTTTACTTTGTTCCAAAGCCGTAATGATAGGTtgtattatgtaaaaaaatggaAGTTGGACATAATCTGCTTGTCAAATATTCCAAGTATCCAGTGCTTCATCTCCTGGAGAGGCTGAAACTTGAGAAACCAAAAGGTTCTCAAGGATCTCTTTTCAGTCATAAACTAACAACAGTTGCAAGTTCATGTAAAGATACTACTTCCTACCATGAAAAGtcaaaaagagaaaggaaaaattagAACAAGAGGCAACATATATGAAGCTTCTCAGTAAAAGTGAGTAAAAGGATTATAAGCACTGTAATGATATACCCTATGACAAACCGATGTCGAAGatgaacatatcacaagatgaATGTATCAACGTGAGAATGAGGCCCAAGGCCTGACGAGTAATTCTAACTGCCATATGTTTTGAggcatgattaaaaaaaaaaaaaaaaaaagaacactaaAAACAGAATCCAATATATAATACCTGAACCGATCCACTGAAATTTGCACCATCAGTTGGTGGAATTGTTGCCTTATCCCCTTTCCAAGATTTTCCCTTTCTGCCTTTGACCATTTTTTCTGTTCTAAGGTGAGCGGAAAGTTGGTAAGCACCATTCTATAGTTAGAAACATGAGAATTTTCTTCTGGACCATGATACATGGCAGAAAGCCGTTTATCATCAATCTgcagaaaaaaaaggaagagacatCAACATATGAATAATGAAGTGTCTTCATAGGTAAAAAGGACAAGTGGTTTTAAACACAGCTAAAATCCTCTGCATTGCTCTGAGCAACctcataaataattgatcataGACCAAcatactcttttcttttttggccaATCAAGTAGTATGGTCAAGTAATAATGTAGACCCCATgactcttccttctctctctctctctctctctctccctctctctctctctctctcctgcttCCTAACTGATAAAATTATCCCAGTTGTACCCGGATGGTAAATTTATGTTGCTTTCCTTGaatttgttcttattttccTAATGGCTTTCATacttcttttcaatttttcctcAATCGACATCAGATGATAATACGGACCCCTTGACTCCAGAAAGTTGCAAATTATTGGGGGAAGACTGACAAGTTTCAACTATATCTATTTTAGTGTTCAGAACTGGAAGCAAATACGCATTAGAGGGGGAATAAGAAGCATTGACCTGCCTGAAGGAAGAATAAAGAGAAACTCTTATCTTTGAACCGTCAGGATCTTCCAAAACACAATGGAGAAGTAGAAGATGGCAGCAGCTGGGTCGGTTTAGTTGTTGTATTTGCTGctttgtttttagattttagtttAAGTAATTTAGTTTCACGTCCCCAGTCCTCATGTAATTATCCAAGGAAAGACCAAGTCGTACTTGCTTATAGTACTTCAAAAAGACTAGTTAAGATTGCAATTGTAGCTCCTTGGGACCATTTTAAACCATAAGAACATCTACCTCACAGGTAATGTGGGACCCCATTTACAATTCTTCCTATGCCTAACTTGGGGTGTTGAGATCTTCTCCATTCAAATCTTTGACATCCAGGTCAGTCTATTCATAAGGTGGTACAGCTTGGCTCAACTGGACACTTCTGACTATGAAGTGGCTCTAATATCAATTGAAACGTCTAAGGAGAGTACAAACGACATCTagacttaggcctcgtttggatagttagatgagatgagacgataaatttgtgaataacagtgagatggtttgagttaaaatgagatcaGTTGATTTGTAAAAGTGTGTTTGTTTGGATGtagaggtgagatgagatggttttaactttttatcagGATTTGATAAAGTGGTGGGTCCCAGCAATTTTTAGAAAGTGTTTGTAATGATTGagtattatttatgaatatattttccattaacaattattaattggAAATTTCCCAAACATATTAAAATGGAAAACTCccaagtttattttttcctaaatttattTCATTCAGAAATTCCAAAAATGATCAATTATCAATATAAAATACACTATTCTAATTATTGATTATAGCTTGGAAAATTCCcaagtttattttttcccaaatttatttaattctaaaattccataaatatcAATTATCAATATAAAATACACCATTATAATTATTGCTTATAGCTTGGAAAACTCCCaaatattttttcctaaattgatttaattctaaaattccaaaaattttcaattaacaataaaaaatacaacattccAATTATCATTTATATCTTAGAAAATTtccaagtttattttttctcaaacttttttattaaaaataattctcaaaattatccattatcaataaaaataaatgaattgcTCAAAACTCAAGGCTTTTACTGGAAACAAATCagagtttttcaaaaaaaaaaaaaaaaaaagcatgaagaGAAAAGCCAAATTCAAGCCCAGAGAATTAAAACCCAGGAACCCAGAAACAGAAGCCTCAATTGAAGCCAGTGGAACTGCAATCAGTTCTGAGGAAATGTAAGGAAAGAAGGTAGAGAAAGGAagtagaaagagagagaaaaaaaaagaaatcggtTCTGTGTGTATGTTCCTACAGATGGGTGTGTCGCTCAGATGGATCTTGGCCAGCGTTTTCCAAAGTTGGAAAATGGCAGACGGCAGATCGGAATAAGGGAGGAAATTTCGTTGGAAGGGTACGGGCATGGCGCTGGTGTGCATGAAGTGGAGGCAGGGAAGAGAAGGGTTTCTCGGCGTTATGGAATGGAGGAGGAAGGGCAATGCGGGATGAATCCATGAATAGCTCAGCCTTGGGGCAGTTTCTGGATTGTCAGTGATAGGTCTTCTCAATGAATAGTATTGAGAAAAGTGAGAACGCATGGGATGGGGTGAGATACCACAACAACACACGTTTGGATACATCATACCACAACATGTTTGACCGTACGAAACCATCTCACATATTTGTGtttcatctgtgtaaccaaactgGGCCTTATACTCCTAAAAGACTAGTTAAAGTTGAAATTGGAGGAATCATTGTAAGCAGTAAGAATTTCTCCCTCTTAGGCAATATGGGAACTCATTCACCACTCTCATATACTCAACCTAGGGCATGACACCTAAGTCTTAACTTTACAAATAGTCACCAAGTAGAAAAAATTACAAGCCAGTAAAGACAGTTAAACAGTATATAACAGAATATATGGAATTTATCTCAGTAAATGGAACTGAATAAACATTCCATAAAGCTAAATGGAAAGGTGCTTATTGGCTAACAAACCTTTGGATCCTTAGAAGCCCACGATTTTTTCACTGAAATTAACTGGACACGTGGATCCTTTTTCTGGGATAATGCCCGCCCTGTTCTTTTTTTGCAAGAAGCCTGGAAGTCTTTAAGGATTTTAACACGCTCCTTCAGTCTTTTGTTTTCCTCAATTCTTGCTTCTAACTGAATTAACTTACTTCGAAGAAACCTCTGACTTGATCTATTCTTCTTAATGGCATCGAGAAGCGAGAGTGCAGACTTTGGGAAGCATGACTTTTTAAGTGGCAACATAGGTGAATTACATGCACGTGATTGATGGCTCTCAATGAGACCAGAAGGCTGCACCCCCTCATTGTCATCCAATGAACGGGAGTTGCAAAAATCATCAGCATCTGTAAATCCTTCACAGGCATTAGTTCTATTAACAAACAAATTATCTGTTGTTTCCTTCTCCAAGGATAGGCTAGAGGCATGAACCTGCTCAGGTTTCTTTAACAAACTCCCAATCCCGTGTTTAAAAGTATCTGGAAAAGGAACAACACGTGAGTTCTTTAAGGGTGTTAAAAAAGAGACATATGAGATCAAACTTACAGAAAAAGAATACGGGAATGAATCTCAATCAGTGCAAGACATGCCACgcaaaaatattgcaaaatagGCATTCACAAATCAAGCGCAAGAACATGTCATACGCGCATGTACATGAATCAGGAGAAGATAATGCTGCATTCTTACAcataaacaagaaaacaaaacttATTTTGAGCTAACGCTCAGAAAAAGATTGCTTATGACTTCACTAACACGAGTACATATGTtcaaaactactaaataaggaATTCTCGTGTGCGCAACGTAAATCcacacttaatttttttttattggcaccggatgTTCAGGAACAGCATCCCAACTAATCCACACTTAATTCAAAGCACTAATGCTTCCAACAAAGCGTTTTGTATACATCACCATTGTAATCAGTACGCGACTCCAAGTTAGAGTAACTGTGACGTCCATTCAAAAGGCAGAATGTAAATCATCTATAGATAACACAAAAAGTgataatttgaaattcaaaagctGCAACAAGAAATGGGATCGAATTTGATGCACACCAGCGAACTAAACCACAACCGTACATCATCTACGATATGCGCTACTCAGTTTATTCAGCATTATCAGGAATTATCAGCTCGAAGTCCACCACAAAATGTATCCATGATACAAACACAGATACGTGCGTGTACActgacatatacatatatattgcaCTTACCACAACCGTGGCCCGAAAACCGGCGCTGAATTGCGAGGAGCGTCGCGAAATCGTCCTCCTCGTCCGACGCGTCCTGCGGGACAGAAGCCAGAGGCTCTAATGACAGGGGCTCGCATAGATCGGACGAGACAGAGAACCGATTCTGAATGCTTCTGACCAATTCTAGGTCGTCATCGGACTCGGAATCGGCAGATTTAGCGGAGTAGTCTCGGTTTACGGCGGCGGCAGAGGGGGAGAAGGGGGAGGGTATGTTATCATGGAGGTCTCTAGGGTTCATGCCTGTGATCATACAAGCTCGCCTTAGGGCTTGTAAGTCCTCGTCCAAAACGTCGTCTTCGTCGTCGCGGTCATCTTCGCTGCCGGAGATCCCCGGATTTTCTTGTTCTGATTCATGTAAGGTGCGAGGAGACATTGAGTGATTGTTTGGAAGGAAAGTTCCGCAGGGATTCCGGGGGAAACTTTCCGAGAGAGGAAGCGGCGTGTTTAGAAAAGCGAGCAGCCAGCTTCGATTACTTCCGAAGAAGGGGGAGGCGGTGCAAGTGCTTTTGAAAAGGATGAGTCAGGTCAGGATCGGGTCGAGTCAGTTTGCAGGGCGGATTCTGGGCCAGATTGGATTCGTTTTCGTATCAACCACTTAAGGCTTCCAttgttttcatcaaattttttaattcatttcgtctaattattataattttttaaattttgatacaaaataaaataaacaatttaacttttttaaatttaaaaaaaatattaaaaaaaatattttaataatattttatttaattttcaatttttatttcaactcatctcatctcgtttgcgaaaacaaacgaaaccttaaTGTGTAGAACTCTAATCACAAGAGGTAACCTCTTAGGGCCTGTTTGGATATAAAggtcatctcatctaatttcaactaataatcttattactattcataaaccatctcaattcatcttatctcatctcactatccaaatggacTCTTAAGGCCGTAATCATTTCAAACGAGTTGAGTTTTTGAGTTATTGAGTCAAAAGTTGATTCAAATTACGAACATGATGTTACAAGCCAGATCGTAGAGGGGCATCACTTGTGCCGTTTTGCTGGTAGACGTACGAAGAAGAGAAAGTTAAGGATTAATGAAGACCATCGATCAAAGGAACGGTTGGGATTAAAGCTAGGGTTATGTGGAGGGAAGAATAGTCTGGAAGACCATGTGGAGACTAAAGACGCAACCTTTCTTTTACTCTTTCAATTATGTAGTAAAAGTACTATTAGTTACGTTTGTTAATTCCTTTATTTGAAATTACTCTTATGTCCAAGTTTGTTAGAATCTCCTGCATATGGAGATGAAATCCGATGTAGAACGCATGCAAAAAATCATCTATCAAATTCAGTCTTCTTCTTCGCTATCTCCTGGAGGTTTTCGCACCCTCGAAGTGAGAA encodes the following:
- the LOC121242789 gene encoding uncharacterized protein LOC121242789 isoform X1, with protein sequence MSPRTLHESEQENPGISGSEDDRDDEDDVLDEDLQALRRACMITGMNPRDLHDNIPSPFSPSAAAVNRDYSAKSADSESDDDLELVRSIQNRFSVSSDLCEPLSLEPLASVPQDASDEEDDFATLLAIQRRFSGHGCDTFKHGIGSLLKKPEQVHASSLSLEKETTDNLFVNRTNACEGFTDADDFCNSRSLDDNEGVQPSGLIESHQSRACNSPMLPLKKSCFPKSALSLLDAIKKNRSSQRFLRSKLIQLEARIEENKRLKERVKILKDFQASCKKRTGRALSQKKDPRVQLISVKKSWASKDPKIDDKRLSAMYHGPEENSHVSNYRMVLTNFPLTLEQKKWSKAERENLGKGIRQQFHQLMVQISVDRFSGSDASSGDTNDFDKILMSIKNLEVTPEKIREFLPKVNWEQLASMYVVGRSGAECKARWLNYEDPLINNNPWTAKEDKNLLLLVQEKGINNWFDIAVSLGTNRTPFHCLARYQRSLNASILKREWTKDEDAQLRSAVDIFGERDWQSVASTLEGRTGNQCSNRWKKSLHPTRERVGRWIADEDKRLKVAVMLFGPKNWNKIAQFVPGRTQVQCRERWVNSLDPSLNWGEWTKEEDSRLKAAIMEHGYCWSKVAACVPPRTDNQCRRRWKVLLPDEVPMLQEARRIQKAALISNFVDRESERPALYPSDFLPLPITSISEPEYLNPCSMPKGRLGNAPRRIRSKKSEQQSQACSATTRKKTYPKSHSRSKKCTKPVADNLSPPLPVPPGISESGTINDDCIDQRGVYTSSMHGGTPRSKDKIVASSNAPRRIRSKKGEPHACSGTTQKEKNPKSRSRRKKCTEPIADNGLPLPLPTGSLESGTINDGCIEAAIDKSYGANESGRNICSTDLGKSWNSTWSSGKSMFVRKKYIEPVADNLSLPLPLPPGSLESGTINDVCIEAAIGKSSAANESGRNICTTDLGENRNSTWSSGKSMFSEITNNTERPLDHTSCVDLTLLTISNGQVVDSLDGNVCAGQEGTFKLQPDRKQCMDLTEDSHISCFHPVSLDFRKNDGEGVGSSFLDKGNRVLNLLKRRKRSNEPSGECHNVSLPCRQDGPKVSTCRNISKQNLGTGDSDGMTLASFLSYKPTKRRLKVAKNVHEACSPGSLIKVADSHPNEVDKLHDGNQILSAVQDLESQACFHAGNPDNLLTCTLQSVSAEDMPTVADGDSGPGRQDLVQQQKACLHEPMSIGLEDDEDDSNITLACFMKNKWKRRRFQSAKTAKHRDGNPFIKQK